In a genomic window of Xenopus laevis strain J_2021 chromosome 5S, Xenopus_laevis_v10.1, whole genome shotgun sequence:
- the LOC108718215 gene encoding interleukin-20 receptor subunit beta → MGFFPFYIFLEVSVVMVCASVTSTEQAKLSTPRNIYMNSSNMKHYLHWDPILNDEGTVKYSVRVQGEYERIQNTDWTYVDICQSITAHWCNVTEEIATNVQYELQVRAEVGSQKSDWAKLGQLFNRNASILTPPAVKFHSLGQALTLKIEYLGRNFVYFVFYWKKGAEEKVVSKKMNRGDTIFHLENVEGGYEYCAQVIAHAVPISRNSSKSTVVCATATGSGLSSLTIGLISLFGIIVGLVFLYAFLRYLVLVMRYSCCPQGKIPETLKEPFSSQKIIRHHFLEDCEKITSIEPSHQMTCEVTAQDYSDKTQFL, encoded by the exons ATGGGCTTCTTCCCATTTTACATCTTCCTAGAGGTGTCGGTGGTGATGGTTTGTGCCTCTGTGACTTCAACAG AACAAGCCAAGCTTTCCACTCCAAGGAATATTTACATGAATTCCTCCAACATGAAGCACTATCTGCATTGGGATCCCATCCTAAATGATGAAGGAACTGTGAAATACTCAGTTCGGGTTCAAGG GGAGTATGAGCGCATACAGAATACGGACTGGACTTATGTAGACATTTGCCAGTCCATCACTGCTCACTGGTGCAACGTGACTGAGGAGATCGCAACCAACGTCCAGTATGAACTTCAGGTCCGAGCAGAAGTGGGAAGCCAAAAATCTGACTGGGCAAAGCTTGGACAACTCTTTAACCGTAATGCAA GTATCCTTACTCCTCCTGCAGTTAAATTCCATTCCTTGGGACAAGCGCTGACACTGAAAATTGAATACCTAGGAcgaaattttgtttattttgtcttttattgGAAAAAAGGGGCAGAGGAGAAG GTGGTCAGTAAGAAGATGAATAGAGGAGATACAATTTTTCACCTGGAAAACGTAGAAGGAGGGTATGAATATTGTGCCCAGGTGATTGCACATGCTGTGCCCATTTCCCGAAATAGTAGCAAGAGCACTGTAGTGTGTGCAACAGCAACAG GATCTGGACTGTCCTCTTTAACCATTGGCCTCATATCCCTCTTTGGGATCATCGTTGGACTTGTGTTCCTGTATGCATTTCTGAGATACTTAGTCCTTGTCATGCGGTATTCATGCTGCCCGCAAGGAAAGATCCCTGAAACCCTG AAGGAGCCCTTCTCCTCCCAGAAGATAATTAGACATCATTTCTTAGAGGACTGCGAGAAGATCACCAGCATTGAACCCAGCCATCAAATGACGTGTGAAGTTACAGCACAGGACTACAGTGACAAAACACAATTTCTGTGA